The following are from one region of the Stigmatella ashevillena genome:
- the uraD gene encoding 2-oxo-4-hydroxy-4-carboxy-5-ureidoimidazoline decarboxylase, which translates to MSRLDWLNGLPLEEAQAEFLRCCGSRRWAEGMARARPFAQETAVYTEAGWLWSQTGPEDWKEAISHHPRIGDVSQLRERFKATGTWSAQEQKGVQGASEEVLQALADGNREYEERFGFTFLICATGKGAPEILEQLRERLNNPPPLEMRIAAGEQAQITRLRLEKLLTSP; encoded by the coding sequence GTGAGCCGGTTGGATTGGCTCAATGGCCTGCCCCTCGAGGAGGCGCAGGCGGAGTTCCTCCGTTGCTGTGGCTCCCGGCGCTGGGCCGAGGGCATGGCGCGCGCACGCCCATTCGCCCAGGAGACCGCTGTCTATACAGAGGCGGGCTGGCTCTGGTCGCAGACGGGCCCCGAGGACTGGAAGGAAGCCATCTCCCACCACCCGCGCATCGGGGATGTCTCCCAGCTGCGGGAGCGCTTCAAGGCCACCGGCACCTGGTCCGCGCAGGAGCAGAAGGGGGTGCAGGGGGCGAGCGAAGAGGTGCTGCAAGCGCTTGCCGACGGCAACCGTGAGTATGAGGAGCGCTTCGGCTTCACCTTCCTCATCTGCGCCACGGGCAAGGGCGCCCCGGAAATCCTAGAGCAACTCCGCGAGCGGCTGAACAACCCACCGCCCCTGGAGATGCGCATCGCGGCCGGAGAACAAGCGCAGATCACCCGCCTTCGCCTGGAGAAGCTTCTCACCTCGCCATGA
- the uraH gene encoding hydroxyisourate hydrolase, protein MSTLSTHVLDTQSGRPAAGVPITLETQTSSGEWRELARGTTNADGRVRDFLPAGTRLEPGTYRMTFHTGEYFRANSLKGFYPYVPVVFELASAEEHYHVPLLLSPFGFSTYRGS, encoded by the coding sequence ATGAGCACCCTGTCCACCCACGTCCTCGATACCCAGTCGGGCCGCCCTGCCGCGGGCGTTCCCATCACCCTGGAGACTCAAACCTCCTCCGGCGAGTGGCGGGAGTTGGCGCGCGGAACCACCAACGCGGATGGCCGCGTCCGGGACTTTCTCCCCGCGGGGACGCGCCTGGAGCCGGGCACCTACCGGATGACGTTCCACACGGGGGAATACTTCCGGGCGAACAGCCTCAAGGGCTTCTATCCCTATGTCCCGGTGGTGTTCGAGCTGGCTTCGGCGGAGGAGCACTACCATGTGCCCCTGTTGCTCAGCCCGTTTGGCTTTTCCACGTACCGGGGAAGCTGA
- a CDS encoding GFA family protein, with protein sequence MTVRVAECRCGELTARCEGEPVCVSVCHCLACQRRTGSAFAAQARFPSKQVTISGEPRTYVRRADSGNHATYQF encoded by the coding sequence ATGACGGTCCGCGTCGCCGAATGCCGCTGTGGTGAATTGACCGCACGCTGCGAGGGCGAGCCTGTTTGCGTGTCGGTCTGTCATTGCCTCGCTTGCCAGCGCCGAACCGGCAGCGCCTTCGCCGCACAGGCACGATTCCCTTCGAAACAAGTGACAATCTCCGGCGAGCCGCGCACCTACGTCCGCCGGGCGGACAGCGGCAATCACGCGACGTACCAGTTCTGA
- a CDS encoding DUF6986 family protein has product MTKTTLKPSSIGPARAALKKANLAYSQAYPGESSRRQPVHTVYGGAQIFKADTAKKMGQTALATLQDYAPDAKAFAGCLGFPTTGAFGKRVYERVVAKLEREPVEDFRIDFEDGYGHRPDAEEDGHAVSAAEETARGLAAGTLPPFIGIRIKSLSEELFDRSARTLDLFITTLLDRSGGKLPNNFVITLPKITAVEQVTALVRMLDALEKAKKLRPGSLPIELMVETPQSLFDAQGRLALTDLVAAAEGRCVGAHLGVYDFTASLNITAAYQSMAHPACDFARHLMQLALAGTGVALSDGATNVMPVGPHKKDAKKGLTPTQKKENREVVHRAWRLAYDHTRHSLERAIYQGWDLHPAQLPVRYAAVYAFFQEGLDPASRRLKAFIDKAAQATLLGDVFDDAATGQGLLNYFLRGISCGAITEEEARATGLTLEELRSRSFLKILDGRRKA; this is encoded by the coding sequence ATGACGAAGACGACCCTCAAGCCCTCCTCCATTGGCCCCGCCCGCGCCGCGCTGAAGAAGGCCAACCTGGCCTATTCCCAGGCCTACCCAGGCGAGTCCTCCCGGCGCCAGCCCGTGCACACCGTCTACGGCGGCGCGCAGATCTTCAAGGCGGACACGGCGAAGAAGATGGGGCAGACGGCCCTGGCCACGCTCCAGGATTACGCGCCGGACGCCAAGGCGTTCGCAGGCTGCCTGGGCTTCCCGACGACGGGCGCTTTCGGCAAGCGCGTCTATGAGCGCGTGGTCGCCAAGCTCGAGCGCGAGCCCGTGGAGGACTTCCGGATCGACTTCGAGGACGGTTACGGCCACCGGCCCGACGCCGAAGAGGATGGGCACGCCGTGTCCGCCGCGGAGGAGACGGCCCGCGGACTCGCGGCGGGCACGCTGCCGCCGTTCATCGGCATCCGCATCAAGTCCCTCTCCGAAGAGCTGTTCGACCGCAGCGCCCGCACGTTGGATCTGTTCATCACCACGTTGCTGGATCGCTCCGGCGGCAAGCTGCCGAACAACTTCGTCATCACCCTGCCCAAGATCACCGCCGTGGAGCAGGTCACCGCGCTGGTGCGCATGCTGGATGCGCTGGAGAAGGCGAAGAAGCTGAGGCCCGGCTCGCTGCCCATCGAGCTGATGGTGGAGACGCCTCAGTCCCTCTTCGATGCGCAGGGACGCCTGGCGCTGACGGATCTCGTCGCGGCGGCGGAGGGGCGCTGCGTGGGTGCCCACCTCGGCGTCTACGACTTCACCGCCTCGCTCAACATCACGGCCGCCTACCAGAGCATGGCGCACCCCGCCTGCGACTTCGCGCGCCACCTGATGCAGCTGGCCCTGGCGGGCACCGGGGTGGCGCTCTCGGACGGCGCCACCAACGTCATGCCAGTGGGCCCGCATAAGAAGGATGCGAAGAAGGGTCTGACGCCCACGCAGAAGAAGGAGAACCGCGAGGTGGTGCATCGCGCGTGGCGGCTGGCGTATGACCACACGCGCCACTCGCTGGAGCGCGCCATCTACCAGGGCTGGGACTTGCACCCCGCGCAGCTCCCCGTGCGCTACGCGGCCGTGTATGCGTTCTTCCAGGAGGGACTGGACCCGGCCTCGCGCCGGCTCAAGGCCTTCATCGACAAGGCGGCCCAGGCCACGCTGCTCGGAGACGTGTTCGACGACGCGGCCACCGGCCAGGGGCTGCTGAACTACTTCCTGCGCGGCATCTCCTGCGGCGCCATCACCGAGGAGGAGGCTCGGGCCACCGGGCTCACCCTGGAGGAGCTGCGCAGCCGCTCCTTCTTGAAGATCCTCGACGGCCGCCGCAAGGCCTGA
- a CDS encoding nucleotidyltransferase domain-containing protein, producing MSPSIAESETLLARVVEALRPVRGLVALVLGGSRGRGTAGPASDYDIGLYYEPSAPLDVEALQGAIAPLVDDPSSAVTRIGEWGPWINGGGWLTIGGAKVDLLYRDLGRVREVITDARQGRISMNYQPGHPHGFCSAIWMGEIATCRPLFDPFGRVAELKDETWPYPEALRDALMTRFGWEVGFAISNAEIAARRSEQTHIAGCAYRALCCMAQVLFALNGRYLINEKGAVAEAANYPLTIEGLATASAEIWSHIGNADAESTLRRLRSLADGMGMLVERAGRKP from the coding sequence ATGAGTCCGTCGATAGCTGAGAGTGAGACGCTGCTCGCCCGTGTGGTCGAGGCGCTCCGGCCCGTTCGAGGCTTGGTTGCGCTGGTGCTCGGCGGCTCGCGAGGGCGGGGTACCGCAGGGCCTGCTTCCGACTATGACATCGGTCTGTATTACGAGCCCAGTGCGCCACTCGATGTAGAAGCACTCCAAGGGGCGATTGCCCCTCTCGTGGATGATCCCTCATCGGCGGTGACCCGTATCGGCGAGTGGGGGCCATGGATCAATGGTGGGGGGTGGCTCACCATCGGGGGCGCCAAGGTCGATCTCCTCTACCGAGATCTCGGACGCGTGCGTGAGGTCATCACCGATGCACGGCAGGGCCGCATCTCGATGAACTACCAACCGGGTCATCCTCACGGTTTCTGCTCGGCCATCTGGATGGGCGAGATCGCGACCTGTCGGCCGCTCTTTGATCCGTTCGGCCGCGTCGCGGAATTGAAGGATGAGACCTGGCCGTACCCCGAGGCGCTGAGGGATGCACTGATGACCCGCTTTGGATGGGAGGTGGGCTTCGCCATCTCGAATGCCGAGATCGCGGCGCGGCGCTCCGAGCAGACACATATCGCGGGCTGTGCCTACCGGGCGCTGTGCTGCATGGCGCAGGTGCTGTTTGCCTTGAACGGCCGCTATCTCATCAACGAGAAGGGGGCCGTCGCCGAAGCTGCGAATTACCCACTCACGATTGAAGGTTTGGCCACGGCGTCGGCCGAGATCTGGAGCCATATCGGCAATGCAGACGCCGAGAGCACGCTGCGCCGACTGCGCAGCTTGGCGGACGGGATGGGCATGCTCGTCGAGCGAGCGGGAAGAAAGCCGTAG
- the allB gene encoding allantoinase AllB, with product MSSQPWVLASQRVVTETGVREAAVVVRDGKVASVLPLSEVPAGLPVEHVGHKVVMPGVVDCHAHINEPGRTEWEGFETATRAAASGGITTVVDMPLNSIPATTTLAALHLKAAAAEGHCTIDYGFWGGVIPGNTGELDAMVRAGVTGFKCFLIHSGVDEFPHTRREDLERALPVLARRGVPLIVHAELTPDEQPPQGDTRTYRSYLESRPRRWEDDAIRMMVELCRQHRTRIHIVHLSSSDALPDIAAARREGLPFSVETCPHYLTFDAEHIPDGATFLKCAPPIREAENREKLWEGLARGDIDMVVSDHSPCTPALKHLDKGDFAAAWGGIASLQFSLPAVWTGMRERGHGLEALVRWMCRHPARLIGLEGVKGSLAPGADADLIVFDPEASFVPEASQVRHRHKLTPYAGRSLQGVVERTYLRGERIYAQGEFAPSPSGRWVRRPGTA from the coding sequence ATGAGTTCCCAGCCCTGGGTGCTGGCCAGCCAGCGTGTCGTCACCGAGACGGGCGTGCGCGAGGCCGCGGTGGTCGTCCGGGACGGCAAGGTGGCCTCCGTGCTGCCCCTCTCGGAGGTGCCCGCGGGCCTGCCCGTGGAGCACGTGGGCCACAAGGTGGTGATGCCCGGCGTGGTGGACTGCCATGCCCACATCAATGAGCCCGGCCGCACCGAGTGGGAGGGCTTCGAGACCGCCACCCGCGCCGCCGCCAGCGGCGGCATCACCACCGTGGTGGACATGCCGCTCAACTCCATCCCCGCCACCACCACCCTGGCCGCCCTGCACCTCAAGGCCGCCGCCGCCGAGGGCCACTGCACCATCGACTATGGCTTCTGGGGCGGCGTCATCCCCGGCAACACCGGCGAGTTGGACGCCATGGTCCGCGCGGGCGTCACCGGCTTCAAGTGCTTCCTCATCCACTCCGGCGTGGATGAGTTCCCCCACACCCGGCGCGAGGACCTGGAGCGCGCCCTGCCCGTGCTGGCCCGGCGCGGCGTGCCCCTCATCGTCCACGCGGAGCTGACGCCCGATGAGCAGCCGCCCCAGGGCGACACGCGCACCTACCGCAGCTATCTGGAGTCCCGCCCCCGCCGCTGGGAGGATGACGCCATCCGGATGATGGTGGAGCTGTGCCGCCAGCACCGCACCCGCATCCACATCGTCCACCTGTCCTCCTCGGATGCGCTGCCGGACATCGCCGCCGCCCGGCGCGAGGGGCTGCCCTTCTCCGTGGAGACGTGCCCCCACTACCTCACCTTCGACGCGGAGCACATTCCCGACGGCGCCACCTTCCTCAAGTGCGCGCCGCCCATTCGCGAGGCCGAGAACCGCGAGAAGCTCTGGGAGGGGCTGGCCCGTGGGGACATCGACATGGTGGTGTCGGACCACTCGCCGTGCACCCCCGCCCTCAAGCACTTGGACAAGGGGGACTTCGCCGCCGCGTGGGGCGGCATCGCCTCGCTTCAGTTCAGCCTCCCCGCCGTGTGGACGGGCATGCGCGAGCGCGGCCATGGGCTGGAGGCGCTCGTCCGGTGGATGTGCCGCCACCCCGCCCGCCTCATCGGCCTGGAGGGCGTCAAAGGCAGCCTCGCCCCTGGCGCGGACGCGGACCTGATTGTCTTCGATCCGGAAGCCTCCTTCGTCCCCGAGGCCTCCCAGGTGCGCCACCGGCACAAGCTCACCCCCTACGCGGGCCGCTCCCTCCAGGGCGTGGTGGAGCGCACCTACCTCCGGGGGGAGCGGATCTACGCCCAGGGCGAGTTCGCGCCGAGCCCCTCCGGCCGCTGGGTGCGGCGCCCGGGCACGGCCTGA
- the alc gene encoding allantoicase, translating to MHTPEEGKVRVAFAELIDLASEKVGGKALLANDEFFAPKENLLKPGRGVFIPDKYTEFGKWMDGWETRRKRVPGYDWCILQLGLPGIIRGVNVDTNHFLGNFPEYASVDALEVSGTPTPESLVDAAWTEVVPRTKLAGGTQNFLPVASERRWTHVRLNIYPDGGVARFRVHGVVQPDLTRLRATEGVDLAAAENGGIVVTCNDSFFGPKDNLILPGRAVTMGEGWETRRKRVPGFDWIVVKLAAPGSVQRVEVDTNHFKGNFPDMCSLEGCSLKEDLLDFANAKDISWQEILPKTKLQAHHRHFFEAELKATGPFTHVRLNIFPDGGISRLRIHGRVS from the coding sequence ATGCACACACCTGAAGAGGGCAAGGTCCGCGTTGCCTTCGCCGAGCTCATTGACCTTGCCTCCGAGAAAGTGGGCGGCAAGGCCCTCCTGGCCAACGACGAATTCTTCGCCCCGAAGGAGAACCTGCTCAAACCGGGCCGGGGCGTCTTCATCCCGGACAAGTACACCGAGTTCGGCAAGTGGATGGACGGCTGGGAGACCCGCCGCAAGCGCGTGCCCGGCTATGACTGGTGCATCCTCCAGCTCGGACTGCCCGGCATCATCCGCGGCGTGAACGTGGACACAAACCACTTCCTCGGCAACTTCCCCGAGTACGCCTCGGTGGATGCGCTGGAGGTCTCGGGCACGCCCACGCCCGAGTCGCTCGTGGACGCGGCGTGGACCGAGGTGGTTCCCCGGACGAAGCTCGCCGGGGGGACGCAGAACTTCCTGCCCGTTGCCAGCGAGCGCCGCTGGACGCACGTGCGCCTCAACATCTACCCGGACGGCGGCGTGGCGCGCTTCCGCGTGCACGGCGTGGTGCAGCCGGACCTGACCCGGCTGCGCGCGACCGAGGGCGTGGACCTGGCGGCGGCGGAGAACGGCGGCATCGTCGTCACCTGCAATGACTCGTTCTTCGGGCCCAAGGACAACCTCATCCTCCCCGGCCGCGCCGTCACCATGGGCGAGGGCTGGGAGACGCGGCGCAAGCGCGTGCCCGGCTTCGACTGGATCGTCGTGAAGCTGGCGGCGCCCGGCAGCGTGCAGCGCGTGGAGGTGGACACCAACCACTTCAAGGGCAACTTCCCGGACATGTGCTCGCTGGAGGGGTGCTCGCTGAAGGAAGACCTGCTCGACTTCGCCAACGCGAAGGACATCTCCTGGCAGGAGATCCTTCCGAAGACGAAGCTCCAGGCCCACCACCGCCACTTCTTCGAGGCCGAGCTGAAGGCCACGGGACCCTTCACCCACGTTCGCCTGAACATCTTCCCAGACGGAGGCATCAGCCGGCTGCGAATCCACGGGCGTGTGTCGTGA
- a CDS encoding heparin lyase I family protein produces MKNALLSTGALFVLLSHGACGGLPAPGEEAHEPRTVSSAALALPGCSPLAILSVSANGNDGNLPVQTLDDQLDTRWSQLGKGAWIDYDLGSHRAVAGAAIAWHQGNLRRSTFTVSVSSDGRTYVPVYSGVSSGTTAAAELYPFIPYTARNVRLTVQGNSLNDWASIAEVRVCGQTDSALPLPAASLTWRGDFETGNRSQWTALQEVSPDRLQVVPLPMREGRYALKTTVKQGDDPIASGGNRNELVLATYEPVGSEYIYSWSTMFAPDFPSVQTWQLFTQWHHEGCCGSPPVEFYVFGEEIRLSVGGSTGSLVWRTPLVRGVWHDFVFRVKWSPDPKTGFIQLFHNGRQAVPQRAMATQFPGMLNYLKVGLYRSDTVTQDGVVYHDNWTMARRMDNVPLPTDWPPEGLP; encoded by the coding sequence TTGAAGAACGCTCTTCTGTCGACCGGCGCCTTGTTTGTCCTCTTGAGCCATGGGGCCTGCGGAGGGCTGCCTGCTCCCGGCGAGGAGGCCCACGAGCCCCGGACCGTCTCGTCCGCGGCCCTGGCCCTCCCAGGCTGCTCGCCGCTGGCCATCCTCTCGGTGAGCGCCAATGGCAACGACGGCAACCTGCCCGTCCAGACGCTGGATGATCAGCTCGACACCCGCTGGAGCCAGCTCGGCAAGGGGGCCTGGATTGACTATGACCTGGGCTCGCACCGGGCCGTCGCCGGGGCCGCCATCGCCTGGCACCAGGGCAACCTCCGGCGAAGCACCTTCACCGTGTCCGTCTCGTCGGACGGGCGGACGTACGTCCCGGTCTACAGCGGGGTCAGCAGTGGCACCACGGCGGCGGCGGAGCTCTACCCCTTCATTCCGTACACCGCGCGCAACGTGCGCCTCACCGTCCAGGGCAACAGCCTGAACGACTGGGCCAGCATCGCCGAGGTGCGCGTCTGCGGCCAGACGGACTCCGCCCTCCCGCTCCCCGCCGCCAGCCTCACGTGGCGGGGAGACTTCGAGACAGGCAACCGCTCTCAGTGGACCGCCCTCCAGGAGGTGAGCCCGGACCGGCTGCAGGTGGTGCCCCTGCCAATGCGCGAAGGCCGGTATGCGCTCAAGACCACCGTGAAGCAGGGGGATGACCCCATCGCCTCCGGCGGCAACCGCAACGAGCTGGTGCTGGCGACGTATGAGCCCGTGGGCTCCGAGTACATCTACTCCTGGAGCACGATGTTCGCGCCCGACTTCCCGAGCGTGCAGACCTGGCAACTGTTCACCCAATGGCACCATGAAGGCTGCTGTGGCTCGCCGCCCGTGGAGTTCTACGTGTTCGGCGAGGAGATCCGTCTGAGCGTCGGTGGCAGCACCGGCAGTCTGGTGTGGCGCACGCCGCTGGTGCGCGGGGTGTGGCACGACTTCGTCTTCCGCGTGAAGTGGTCACCGGATCCCAAGACGGGCTTCATCCAGCTGTTCCACAACGGACGGCAAGCCGTGCCCCAGCGGGCCATGGCCACCCAGTTTCCCGGGATGCTCAACTACCTGAAGGTGGGCCTGTACCGCAGCGACACCGTCACCCAGGACGGCGTCGTGTACCACGACAACTGGACCATGGCCCGGAGGATGGACAACGTGCCCCTGCCCACGGACTGGCCTCCGGAAGGCCTGCCCTGA
- a CDS encoding FAD/NAD(P)-binding protein, whose amino-acid sequence MILLTPSPTAKSGTGLALLEASLLKDLERLAYPKRSWVLPHRSQDGQSVLDVLIIGGGQSGLSVAFGLLREKVTNILVVDDNAPGLAGPWKTFARMHTLRTPKHLTGPDHNLPNLCFQSWYEAQFGEEAWQQVSLVPKEMWADYLDWYRHFLGIPVRCHARAGALSWRAEDGCFAVPIESQDGGPPEVLLARKVVLATGIDGSGKWESPSMVSRLPKELWAHTRDAIDFEALRGKRVGLLGAGASAFDNASVALEKDAAEVHLFYRRKTLPTVNAYRWAEFVGFLKHHGDLPDADRWRFIRRILEMGQLPPHDTYHRARAHPNFHLHAESPWLSAQAVDGAAHVTTPHGTFAFDKLIVGSGTVTDLTLRPELVNLVADIALWKDRYTPPPQEAHEDLGRHPYLGPNFEFQEKVPGRAPYLSSVFNYTFGGLPSLGFGGASISGMKYSLPKLVSGLTRQLYLEDKDAFFDTLMRYDVKEFEP is encoded by the coding sequence ATGATCCTTCTGACCCCGAGTCCGACCGCGAAATCCGGGACCGGTCTCGCCTTGCTCGAGGCCTCGCTGCTCAAGGATCTGGAGCGGCTCGCCTACCCGAAACGCTCCTGGGTCCTGCCCCACCGCTCCCAGGACGGGCAGTCCGTGCTCGATGTGCTCATCATCGGCGGAGGGCAGAGCGGGCTGTCCGTGGCCTTTGGCCTCCTGCGCGAGAAGGTGACGAACATCCTCGTCGTGGACGACAACGCGCCGGGCCTCGCCGGGCCGTGGAAGACGTTCGCGCGCATGCACACGCTGCGCACCCCCAAGCACCTCACCGGCCCTGACCACAACCTGCCCAACCTCTGCTTCCAGAGCTGGTACGAGGCCCAGTTTGGCGAGGAGGCCTGGCAGCAAGTCAGCCTCGTCCCCAAGGAGATGTGGGCGGACTACCTTGACTGGTACCGCCACTTCCTCGGCATTCCCGTGCGCTGCCATGCCCGCGCGGGCGCCCTCTCCTGGCGCGCGGAGGACGGCTGCTTCGCCGTTCCCATCGAGTCCCAGGACGGCGGGCCCCCCGAGGTGCTGCTGGCGCGCAAGGTGGTGCTCGCCACCGGCATCGATGGCTCCGGCAAGTGGGAGAGCCCTTCGATGGTCTCCCGACTGCCGAAGGAGCTGTGGGCCCACACCCGCGACGCCATCGACTTCGAGGCCCTGCGCGGCAAGCGCGTGGGCCTGCTCGGCGCGGGCGCCTCCGCCTTCGACAACGCCTCCGTGGCGCTGGAGAAGGACGCCGCCGAGGTCCACCTCTTCTACCGCCGCAAGACGCTGCCCACGGTGAATGCCTACCGCTGGGCCGAGTTCGTCGGTTTCCTCAAGCACCACGGAGACTTGCCGGACGCGGACCGCTGGCGCTTCATCCGCCGCATCCTCGAGATGGGGCAGCTCCCGCCGCACGACACGTACCACCGCGCCCGCGCCCACCCCAACTTCCACCTCCACGCGGAGAGCCCCTGGCTGAGCGCCCAGGCCGTGGACGGCGCCGCCCACGTCACCACGCCCCACGGCACGTTCGCCTTCGACAAGCTCATCGTCGGCAGCGGCACCGTGACGGACCTCACCCTGCGCCCGGAGCTGGTGAACCTCGTGGCCGACATCGCCCTGTGGAAGGACCGGTACACGCCCCCGCCCCAGGAGGCGCATGAGGACCTCGGGCGCCACCCGTACCTGGGCCCGAACTTCGAGTTCCAGGAGAAGGTCCCCGGCCGCGCGCCGTACCTCTCCTCCGTCTTCAACTACACCTTCGGCGGCCTGCCCTCGCTGGGGTTCGGCGGCGCGAGCATCTCCGGGATGAAGTACAGCCTGCCCAAGCTCGTGTCCGGCCTCACCCGCCAGCTCTACCTGGAGGACAAGGACGCGTTCTTCGACACCCTGATGCGCTACGACGTGAAGGAGTTCGAGCCATGA
- a CDS encoding serine/threonine protein kinase, with amino-acid sequence MDPSALPLGTQVGAWRVLSRGSHGSYGMVYRVERAGNAEAGTFALKLALRQMDPRFEREAELLSRLTHAHVPRLFDQGVWVSPEGVSFPFLVMEWVEGVPLYEWAVRHRVSSRQVLGLLAQVASALAATHAAGGVHRDVKGDNVLVSANGAKAFLVDFGSGSYAGARRLTWRPEPPGTFQYWSIEALRFRWRFRHDATAHYEAGPADDVYALGVMAYRLVTGVYPPPLESKALDAGDGYVRSKRVAPEKQAHMSPKLAALIRQMLAEKPSMRGNAAEVAHALERAAKDAGRQASRVVTRRPKQVAASTLGARLRGWRVGMMWLGWLTAAALAVLWAGSEWTEREVWEEKPMAVLPQEYLGEAEDGGTSGLASTAFKLHEDTKGSESTRGAIGLEMPKTPLPGQRRPPCKRYEVEVSGGCWHALQDKIPPCDEDTYSWKNRCYLPSPSPRRPATSEPP; translated from the coding sequence ATGGATCCTTCCGCTTTACCACTCGGCACTCAGGTGGGCGCTTGGCGCGTGCTGAGCCGAGGCAGCCACGGCAGCTACGGCATGGTTTACCGTGTCGAAAGGGCTGGGAACGCGGAGGCGGGAACTTTCGCGCTGAAGCTGGCGTTGCGTCAGATGGACCCTCGCTTCGAGAGAGAGGCCGAGCTGCTCTCGCGTTTGACGCATGCCCACGTGCCAAGGCTGTTCGACCAGGGCGTTTGGGTGTCTCCAGAAGGCGTCTCCTTTCCGTTCTTGGTGATGGAGTGGGTGGAGGGCGTGCCTCTGTACGAGTGGGCCGTGCGCCATCGCGTTTCCTCCCGGCAGGTCTTGGGATTGCTGGCACAAGTAGCCAGTGCCTTGGCCGCCACGCACGCGGCGGGCGGTGTTCATCGGGACGTAAAGGGCGACAACGTCCTGGTGAGCGCCAACGGCGCAAAGGCGTTCCTCGTGGACTTCGGCTCGGGCAGTTACGCCGGGGCGCGAAGGCTCACATGGCGGCCAGAGCCTCCCGGGACGTTTCAATACTGGAGCATTGAGGCACTGCGCTTCCGGTGGCGGTTCCGTCACGATGCCACAGCCCACTATGAGGCTGGACCCGCTGATGACGTGTATGCGCTGGGCGTGATGGCCTATCGCCTCGTTACAGGAGTATATCCGCCTCCCTTGGAGTCCAAGGCATTGGATGCAGGGGATGGGTATGTCCGCTCCAAACGGGTAGCTCCCGAGAAACAGGCTCATATGAGCCCGAAGTTGGCGGCGCTTATCCGGCAGATGCTCGCAGAGAAGCCCTCGATGCGTGGCAATGCGGCGGAGGTTGCTCATGCCTTGGAGAGAGCCGCGAAAGATGCTGGGCGGCAAGCATCTCGTGTCGTCACCCGGCGTCCGAAGCAGGTTGCTGCTTCCACGTTAGGCGCCCGATTGAGAGGGTGGCGTGTCGGGATGATGTGGCTTGGGTGGTTAACTGCTGCGGCGCTGGCAGTGCTGTGGGCAGGGAGTGAGTGGACTGAGCGAGAGGTATGGGAGGAGAAGCCCATGGCCGTGTTGCCCCAAGAATACCTTGGAGAGGCGGAGGACGGTGGAACCTCGGGGCTGGCAAGTACCGCATTCAAGTTGCACGAGGATACGAAAGGGAGTGAATCAACGCGCGGTGCAATTGGGCTTGAAATGCCGAAGACCCCCCTTCCAGGGCAGCGTCGTCCTCCCTGCAAGAGATATGAGGTCGAAGTGAGCGGTGGGTGTTGGCACGCTCTTCAGGACAAGATTCCTCCCTGCGATGAAGACACCTACTCCTGGAAGAACAGATGCTATTTGCCATCACCCTCTCCTCGCCGTCCTGCGACTTCCGAACCGCCATAG